One window from the genome of Oryza glaberrima chromosome 3, OglaRS2, whole genome shotgun sequence encodes:
- the LOC127769062 gene encoding pentatricopeptide repeat-containing protein At3g04750, mitochondrial isoform X2, whose product MASTAGAGRPPWDPTVSLRLGHPALVLLERCGGGARPFKAILAHMLRLRLAFETFPMSRLLHFATVSFPHHARAAETLFEHFTPRPNLYIYNLMLSSAAAAAAAASSSPSRRPAALYMSMLASSIHPDEQTFLSLLKSVDAERRSVGKQVHAHVVVTGLHSRVYLRNSLIKMYLDAGDVEAAEAMFRCAPTADAVSCNIMLSGYVKGGCSGKALRFFRGMASRGIGVDQYTAVALLACCGRLKKAVLGRSVHGVVVRRIGVADRGLILSNALLDMYAKCGEMNTAMRVFDEAGERDGISWNTMVAGFANAGLLDLASKYFGEAPARDIISWNALLAGYARYEEFSATMILFHDMLASSVIPDKVTAVTLISAVAGKGTLNSARSVHGWVVKEHGTQDSFLASALVDMYCKCGSIKLAYAVFEKAVDKDVTLWTAMISGLAFHGHGDVALDLFWKMQAEGTEPNGVTLVAVLSACSHAGLFDEGCKIFDTLKQRFNIEPGVEHFGCMVDLLARSGRLSDAVDLARRMPMKPSRSIWGSILSASSACQNTEVAEIASKELLCLEPAEEGGYVLLSNMYAAEGQWNYSNEVRENMERKGVRKSAGASTFGS is encoded by the coding sequence atggcctccaccgccggcgccgggaggCCGCCGTGGGACCCGACCGTATCGCTCCGGCTGGGCCACCCGGCGCTCGTCCTCCTcgagcggtgcggcggcggggcgcggccgTTCAAGGCCATCCTCGCCCAcatgctccgcctccgcctcgccttcGAGACCTTCCCCATGAGCAGGCTCCTCCACTTCGCCACCGTCTCCTTCCCGCaccacgcgcgcgccgccgagaCCCTCTTCGAGCACTTCACCCCTCGCCCCAACCTCTACATCTACAACCTCATGCTCTcttcggccgcggcggcggcggcggcggcctcctcctcgcctagTCGTCGGCCGGCTGCTCTCTACATGTCGATGCTGGCGTCATCCATTCACCCCGATGAGCAAACCTTCCTGTCGCTGCTCAAGTCGGTGGATGCGGAGCGCCGCTCCGTCGGGAAGCAGGTGCACGCGCACGTGGTGGTGACTGGCCTGCATTCGCGCGTGTACCTCCGGAACTCGCTGATCAAGATGTacctcgacgccggcgatgtggaggcggcggaggcgatgtTCCGGTGTGCGCCGACGGCGGACGCGGTGTCCTGCAACATCATGCTGTCCGGGTACGTGAAGGGAGGATGCAGCGGGAAGGCGCTGCGGTTTTTCCGCGGCATGGCGTCGAGGGGGATCGGTGTTGATCAGTACACGGCTGTTGCTCTCCTCGCTTGCTGCGGGCGGCTGAAGAAGGCAGTTCTTGGTAGGTCCGTCCATGGCGTCGTCGTGCGGAGGATCGGTGTCGCGGATAGGGGATTGATCTTGAGCAATGCTCTCTTGGATATGTATGCCAAATGCGGGGAAATGAACACGGCCATGAGAGTCTTTGATGAAGCTGGTGAGAGGGATGGCATTTCGTGGAACACTATGGTTGCCGGATTCGCTAATGCTGGCTTGTTGGACCTTGCTAGCAAATATTTCGGTGAGGCGCCTGCCAGGGATATAATATCCTGGAATGCGCTTCTGGCTGGATATGCTCGATATGAAGAATTCTCTGCAACAATGATACTATTTCATGATATGCTTGCTAGTAGTGTAATACCTGATAAGGTGACTGCTGTTACTTTGATCTCTGCGGTTGCCGGCAAGGGGACTTTAAATTCAGCAAGGAGTGTCCATGGTTGGGTGGTTAAGGAGCATGGTACTCAAGATTCTTTCTTAGCATCCGCTCTTGTTGATATGTATTGCAAATGTGGAAGTATCAAGCTAGCGTATGCCGTATTTGAGAAGGCCGTGGACAAAGATGTTACCTTATGGACAGCTATGATATCTGGCCTTGCATTCCATGGCCATGGAGATGTAGCATTGGATCTTTTTTGGAAGATGCAAGCTGAGGGTACAGAACCTAATGGGGTAACTTTGGTTGCTGTTCTCAGTGCTTGTAGTCATGCTGGCCTGTTTGATGAAGGGTGCAAGATTTTTGATACCTTGAAGCAAAGGTTCAACATTGAACCAGGAGTAGAACACTTTGGCTGTATGGTCGATCTCCTTGCACGATCAGGTAGGCTGTCTGATGCAGTAGATTTGGCCAGGAGGATGCCAATGAAGCCAAGTCGGTCTATATGGGGTTCCATTTTAAGTGCGAGTTCAGCTTGTCAGAATACTGAAGTAGCAGAGATTGCTTCAAAGGAACTCCTCTGTCTTGAACCCGCAGAGGAGGGTGGATATGTTTTGCTTTCCAACATGTATGCTGCTGAAGGTCAGTGGAACTACAGCAATGAAGTAAGGGAGAATATGGAAAGGAAAGGAGTGAGAAAATCAGCAGGTGCTAGTACTTTTGGCAGCTGA
- the LOC127769062 gene encoding pentatricopeptide repeat-containing protein At3g04750, mitochondrial isoform X1, producing the protein MASTAGAGRPPWDPTVSLRLGHPALVLLERCGGGARPFKAILAHMLRLRLAFETFPMSRLLHFATVSFPHHARAAETLFEHFTPRPNLYIYNLMLSSAAAAAAAASSSPSRRPAALYMSMLASSIHPDEQTFLSLLKSVDAERRSVGKQVHAHVVVTGLHSRVYLRNSLIKMYLDAGDVEAAEAMFRCAPTADAVSCNIMLSGYVKGGCSGKALRFFRGMASRGIGVDQYTAVALLACCGRLKKAVLGRSVHGVVVRRIGVADRGLILSNALLDMYAKCGEMNTAMRVFDEAGERDGISWNTMVAGFANAGLLDLASKYFGEAPARDIISWNALLAGYARYEEFSATMILFHDMLASSVIPDKVTAVTLISAVAGKGTLNSARSVHGWVVKEHGTQDSFLASALVDMYCKCGSIKLAYAVFEKAVDKDVTLWTAMISGLAFHGHGDVALDLFWKMQAEGTEPNGVTLVAVLSACSHAGLFDEGCKIFDTLKQRFNIEPGVEHFGCMVDLLARSGRLSDAVDLARRMPMKPSRSIWGSILSASSACQNTEVAEIASKELLCLEPAEEGGYVLLSNMYAAEGQWNYSNEVRENMERKGVRKSAGIEADIFIHKRSNFRA; encoded by the coding sequence atggcctccaccgccggcgccgggaggCCGCCGTGGGACCCGACCGTATCGCTCCGGCTGGGCCACCCGGCGCTCGTCCTCCTcgagcggtgcggcggcggggcgcggccgTTCAAGGCCATCCTCGCCCAcatgctccgcctccgcctcgccttcGAGACCTTCCCCATGAGCAGGCTCCTCCACTTCGCCACCGTCTCCTTCCCGCaccacgcgcgcgccgccgagaCCCTCTTCGAGCACTTCACCCCTCGCCCCAACCTCTACATCTACAACCTCATGCTCTcttcggccgcggcggcggcggcggcggcctcctcctcgcctagTCGTCGGCCGGCTGCTCTCTACATGTCGATGCTGGCGTCATCCATTCACCCCGATGAGCAAACCTTCCTGTCGCTGCTCAAGTCGGTGGATGCGGAGCGCCGCTCCGTCGGGAAGCAGGTGCACGCGCACGTGGTGGTGACTGGCCTGCATTCGCGCGTGTACCTCCGGAACTCGCTGATCAAGATGTacctcgacgccggcgatgtggaggcggcggaggcgatgtTCCGGTGTGCGCCGACGGCGGACGCGGTGTCCTGCAACATCATGCTGTCCGGGTACGTGAAGGGAGGATGCAGCGGGAAGGCGCTGCGGTTTTTCCGCGGCATGGCGTCGAGGGGGATCGGTGTTGATCAGTACACGGCTGTTGCTCTCCTCGCTTGCTGCGGGCGGCTGAAGAAGGCAGTTCTTGGTAGGTCCGTCCATGGCGTCGTCGTGCGGAGGATCGGTGTCGCGGATAGGGGATTGATCTTGAGCAATGCTCTCTTGGATATGTATGCCAAATGCGGGGAAATGAACACGGCCATGAGAGTCTTTGATGAAGCTGGTGAGAGGGATGGCATTTCGTGGAACACTATGGTTGCCGGATTCGCTAATGCTGGCTTGTTGGACCTTGCTAGCAAATATTTCGGTGAGGCGCCTGCCAGGGATATAATATCCTGGAATGCGCTTCTGGCTGGATATGCTCGATATGAAGAATTCTCTGCAACAATGATACTATTTCATGATATGCTTGCTAGTAGTGTAATACCTGATAAGGTGACTGCTGTTACTTTGATCTCTGCGGTTGCCGGCAAGGGGACTTTAAATTCAGCAAGGAGTGTCCATGGTTGGGTGGTTAAGGAGCATGGTACTCAAGATTCTTTCTTAGCATCCGCTCTTGTTGATATGTATTGCAAATGTGGAAGTATCAAGCTAGCGTATGCCGTATTTGAGAAGGCCGTGGACAAAGATGTTACCTTATGGACAGCTATGATATCTGGCCTTGCATTCCATGGCCATGGAGATGTAGCATTGGATCTTTTTTGGAAGATGCAAGCTGAGGGTACAGAACCTAATGGGGTAACTTTGGTTGCTGTTCTCAGTGCTTGTAGTCATGCTGGCCTGTTTGATGAAGGGTGCAAGATTTTTGATACCTTGAAGCAAAGGTTCAACATTGAACCAGGAGTAGAACACTTTGGCTGTATGGTCGATCTCCTTGCACGATCAGGTAGGCTGTCTGATGCAGTAGATTTGGCCAGGAGGATGCCAATGAAGCCAAGTCGGTCTATATGGGGTTCCATTTTAAGTGCGAGTTCAGCTTGTCAGAATACTGAAGTAGCAGAGATTGCTTCAAAGGAACTCCTCTGTCTTGAACCCGCAGAGGAGGGTGGATATGTTTTGCTTTCCAACATGTATGCTGCTGAAGGTCAGTGGAACTACAGCAATGAAGTAAGGGAGAATATGGAAAGGAAAGGAGTGAGAAAATCAGCAG